The Takifugu flavidus isolate HTHZ2018 chromosome 17, ASM371156v2, whole genome shotgun sequence genome contains a region encoding:
- the pdcd6 gene encoding programmed cell death protein 6: protein MAYHSPYKAPPHIHSPPDQGFLWNIFQRVDKDRSGVISDSELQQALSNGTWTPFNPVTVRSIISMFDRENKGGVNFNEFAGVWKYITDWQNIFRTYDRDNSGFIDKNELRQALTGFGYRLSEQFYGTLIDKFDRQRKGQVAFDDFIQCCIVLQRLTDIFRRYDTDQDGWIQVSYEQYLSMVFNIV, encoded by the exons ATGGCATATCACAGCCCGTATAAGGCTCCCCCGCACATCCACAGCCCCCCGGACCAGGGTTTTCTGTGGAATATCTTTCAGAG GGTGGACAAGGACAGAAGTGGTGTGATATCAGATTCAGAGCTTCAACAGGCTTTATCTAACG GAACATGGACTCCTTTCAACCCAGTGACTGTGCGTTCCATCATAT CCATGTTtgacagagaaaataaaggggGAGTGAACTTCAACGAGTTTGCTGGGGTGTGGAAATATATCACAGACTGGCAAAACATCTTCAGGACCTACGACAGAGACAATTCTGGATTTATCGATAAGAACGAGCTCCGACAAGCGCTGACTGGATTTG gTTACCGCCTGTCAGAGCAGTTCTACGGCACGCTCATAGATAAGTTTGACCGTCAGAGGAAGGGACAAGTCGCATTTGATGATTTCATCCAGTGTTGCATTGTACTACAG aggTTGACTGATATTTTCAGGAGGTACGACACAGACCAGGATGGCTGGATCCAAGTTTCATATGAACAGTATTTATCCATGGTCTTCAATATAGTATAA